A window of the Hordeum vulgare subsp. vulgare chromosome 5H, MorexV3_pseudomolecules_assembly, whole genome shotgun sequence genome harbors these coding sequences:
- the LOC123397783 gene encoding (E)-beta-caryophyllene synthase-like: MVASVEIRRCPHSQPVMNDDQGSHLFHHPTVWGDFFLGFRPFTPTQCLLMKNKAKVMKEELRTMIVDLRSVDLPQKLELVDTLQQLGLDYHYGKEINDLLCGIHDAGDDASDLHTVALRFYLLRKQGFNVSPDVFLKFIDAEGNITCNDTRSLLAMYNAAHIRTHGEETLSSAMAYTKDHLQRAVEQQTIPPSILLDQVRRAQETPLFRRPQRVEVRHFISVYERMSTRNEAILELAKLDFSILQALYCQELRALTLWWKELQLQDHLSFARDRMVEMHFWMLGVLFEPQYSYGRIVLTKFFTFISIFDDIYDSYSTLEESKLLTMAMERWDEQAAEQLPGYMKFFYNKVLATMKVIEKDLDSQGNKHANYVKKLLIDATKCYYNEAKWREESETSVTVEDHLRFSVPSSCCMHIVCLALVVIGASVDAIEWTMTYPKIMRASCIIGRVINDVASHEREQEQSSGERPVISTVEACMEENNYTAKEDAYRKLRELIEESWMDIIEEMLKSAATRPAAPLLEAVVNSTRMLDFLYKDQDAYTDPRALKVVVDSIYANPI, encoded by the exons ATGGTAGCCTCTGTGGAGATTCGCCGCTGCCCACACTCGCAGCCTGTGATGAACGACGACCAGGGCAGCCACCTGTTTCACCACCCCACCGTCTGGGGGGACTTCTTCCTTGGTTTCAGGCCATTCACTCCGACGCAG TGtcttctcatgaaaaacaaggctAAAGTAATGAAAGAAGAACTGAGGACAATGATAGTAGATTTGCGTTCTGTTGATCTGCCTCAGAAGCTTGAGCTTGTCGATACTTTACAACAGCTTGGTTTGGATTACCACTATGGGAAGGAGATCAATGATTTGCTGTGTGGGATTCATGATGCCGGCGATGACGCCAGCGATCTTCACACAGTGGCCCTTCGGTTTTATTTGCTCAGGAAACAGGGATTCAATGTTTCACCAG ATGTATTCTTAAAGTTCATAGATGCCGAAGGAAATATTACCTGCAACGACACAAGAAGCCTTTTGGCCATGTACAACGCTGCCCATATTCGAACCCATGGTGAAGAAACACTCAGCAGTGCGATGGCTTACACAAAAGACCATCTCCAGCGTGCGGTGGAGCAACAAACAATTCCACCATCAATATTGCTCGATCAGGTGCGGCGTGCGCAGGAAACACCTCTTTTCAGGAGGCCTCAAAGAGTTGAAGTGCGACACTTCATCTCAGTTTATGAGAGAATGAGTACAAGGaatgaggccattttggagcttgcAAAGCTGGATTTCAGTATTCTGCAAGCTCTGTACTGTCAGGAGCTGAGGGCTCTTACTTT GTGGtggaaagaacttcaactccaAGACCATTTGAGCTTCGCACGAGACCGGATGGTGGAGATGCACTTTTGGATGCTAGGAGTTCTATTTGAGCCACAATATTCATACGGACGAATCGTGCTCACTAAGTTCTTTACATTTATATCGATCTTTGATGACATTTACGACAGTTACAGCACCTTAGAAGAAAGCAAACTCCTCACCATGGCAATGGAAAG GTGGGATGAACAAGCTGCTGAACAGCTCCCAGGTTACATGAAGTTCTTCTACAACAAAGTACTTGCTACCATGAAGGTTATTGAAAAAGACTTGGATAGTCAAGGAAACAAGCATGCAAACTATGTAAAAAAGCTA CTAATCGATGCTACGAAATGCTACTACAACGAGGCAAAATGGCGTGAGGAGAGCGAAACATCAGTTACTGTTGAGGATCACCTGCGATTCTCGGTGCCTAGCTCTTGTTGCATGCATATTGTATGCCTTGCCCTCGTTGTCATAGGGGCAAGCGTTGATGCCATCGAATGGACCATGACCTATCCCAAAATCATGCGAGCTTCTTGCATCATTGGCCGTGTCATCAACGATGTGGCTTCACACGAG CGAGAACAAGAACAGAGCTCTGGTGAGAGGCCTGTGATATCAACGGTGGAAGCGTGCATGGAGGAGAACAACTACACTGCAAAGGAAGATGCATACAGAAAGCTCAGGGAGCTCATAGAGGAGTCATGGATGGACATCATTGAGGAGATGCTCAAGTCAGCCGCCACACGGCCGGCAGCGCCGCTCCTAGAGGCCGTGGTGAATTCAACACGGATGTTGGACTTCTTGTACAAGGATCAAGACGCGTACACCGATCCACGAGCACTCAAAGTGGTAGTAGATTCTATATATGCAAATCCTATATAG